TCACCTTGACCTTGAAGTCTGATTTGTTGTCCTGTTTCAACGCCTGCTGGGATTTTGACTGAAACTTTGTGTGCTTTTTTCTCATGTCCAGTACCGTGACATGTTGGGCAAGGTTCTTTTATTTCTTGACCTGTACCATGACAAACATCACACGTTACTTGTCTTCTCATCATACCTAGAGGTGTTTGTGTATCCACATTTATAACACCTGATCCATGACATTTTTGACAAGTTACTGGACTCGTTCCCGGCTTAGCACCTGTACCAGAGCATGTTGAACATGAAGCTTCTCTATTATAGACAACTTCTTTGTCAGCACCAAAAACAGCTTCTTCAAATTCTAAGTTAACACGGTATTGAAGATCATCCCCTTGTCGAGGTGCATTTGGATTTCTACTGGCACCACCCCCAAAGAAACTGGAGAAAATATCTTCGAAACCGCCAAAACCGCCACCATTTCCGCCGAAGCCACCAAAACCGCCACCATTTCCGCCGAAGCCACCAAAGCCACCTTGAGCTCCAGCTTCACCATATTGATCATAGCTAGAACGTTTTTGTGGATCGCTTAAAGTTTCATAAGCTTCTTGAACTTCTTTATATTTTTGTTCGGCATCTGCAGCTTTATTGATATCAGGATGATACTTCTTAGACATTTTACGATAAGCTTTCTTGATTTCGTCTTGTGAAGCATCTTTAGAAACGCCAAGACGTTCGTAAAATTCAGTATTATTCATCTTTTTTCCTCAATTTTAAGTCATTTTTTGATTGAAAAATTAGACGAAGCTTTGGCCTCGCCTAAGATTTCCAAAATAAGTTAGCCTTATGATTTTTCCATACCTAAAATAGGATTATTATAAGCTATATTATTTTTCAGTGAACTCGCCATCCACAACGTCATCACCATTATTAGATGAATCAGTTGATTGAGCACCTTCAGCACCTTGGGCTGCTTGCTGTGCTGCAGCAGCTTGTTCGTACATTTTAACTGCTAAAGCTTGAGCTTTTTCATTTAAAACTTCCAATTTAGCTTTCATATCTTCAAGGTTTCCAGATTCTTGAGCAGATTTTAATTCATCAAGTGCTGATTGTGCAGCATCACGTTCTGTATCAAATCCTTTACCTTCAGTTTCTTTGATTGTTTTTTCAGTTGCAAAGATAGCTTGGTCAACTTCATTTTTAAGGTCAACTTCTTCTTTACGTTTAGCATCAGCTTCTGCGTTTGCTTCTGCATCTTTCATCATTTTATCAATTTCTTCGTCTGTTAAACCAGAATTGGATTGAATAACAATGTGTTGTTCTTTTTGAGTACCAAGGTCTTTTGCCTTAACAGATACAATACCGTTTTTATCAATATCAAAAGTCACTTCGATTTGTGGGATTCCACGAGGTGCAGCAGGAATATCTGTTAATTGGAAACGTCCAAGTGTTTTGTTATCTGCTGCCATTGGACGTTCACCTTGAAGAACATGGATATCAACGGCTGGTTGGTTATCTGCTGCTGTTGAGAAGACTTGTGATTTAGAAGTTGGGATAGTTGTATTTCGGTCAATCAATTTCGTGAAGACACCACCCATTGTTTCAATACCAAGTGATAATGGTGTGACATCAAGAAGTACAACGTCTTTAACATCACCAGTAATGACACCACCTTGGATTGCAGCACCCATAGCTACAACTTCATCAGGGTTAACTGATTTGTTTGGTTCTTTACCAGTTTCTGCTTTAACAGCTTCAACTACAGCTGGGATACGTGTTGAACCACCAACT
This Streptococcus urinalis 2285-97 DNA region includes the following protein-coding sequences:
- the dnaJ gene encoding molecular chaperone DnaJ — translated: MNNTEFYERLGVSKDASQDEIKKAYRKMSKKYHPDINKAADAEQKYKEVQEAYETLSDPQKRSSYDQYGEAGAQGGFGGFGGNGGGFGGFGGNGGGFGGFEDIFSSFFGGGASRNPNAPRQGDDLQYRVNLEFEEAVFGADKEVVYNREASCSTCSGTGAKPGTSPVTCQKCHGSGVINVDTQTPLGMMRRQVTCDVCHGTGQEIKEPCPTCHGTGHEKKAHKVSVKIPAGVETGQQIRLQGQGEAGINGGPYGDLFVIINVLPSKKFERNGPTIYYNMNISFVQAALGDTVEIPTVHGDVEMTIPAGTQTGKTFRLKGKGAPKLRGNGQGDQHVTVTIVTPTKLNPEQKEALNAFANASGESVAPQKKKGFFDKVKDALDDI